Proteins from a single region of Bos javanicus breed banteng chromosome 7, ARS-OSU_banteng_1.0, whole genome shotgun sequence:
- the LOC133251304 gene encoding histone H4-like: MSGRGKSSKGLGKGGTKRHHKVLHDNIQGITKPAIRRLAHRGGVKHVSGLIYEETREVLKVFLENVIWDMGTYTKHAQLRAGIREVPCMQVASLNLSSV; the protein is encoded by the coding sequence ATGTCTGGACGTGGCAAAAGCAGCAAGGGTCTGGGGAAAGGCGGCACTAAGCGCCACCACAAGGTTCTACACGACAACATCCAGGGCATCACTAAACCTGCTATCCGCCGCCTGGCTCATCGTGGTGGTGTGAAGCACGTCTCTGGGCTCATCTACGAAGAGACCCGCGAGGTCCTGAAAGTGTTTCTGGAGAACGTGATCTGGGACATGGGCACCTACACCAAGCATGCCCAACTGAGAGCTGGCATCAGGGAAGTGCCCTGCATGCAGGTGGCTTCGTTGAACTTGAGTTCTGTATGA